In Castor canadensis chromosome 6, mCasCan1.hap1v2, whole genome shotgun sequence, the genomic window GTttcagcagcagcaggagcagctccagcagcagcagctcctCTTGTTGCAGCAGCAGGAGCAGTTACGGCAGCAGCTgctgcagcagcagcaacaggcacaactgcagcagcagctgctgcagcagcagcaggcacagatacagcagcagctgctgctgcagcAGCAGGAacagctgcagcagcagcagcagctccagcagcagcagcagctgttgcagcagcagcaggaacagCTCCAACAGCAACAGTTGTTGCAACAACAGCAGGAACAGCTGCAgccagaggaggaagaggtggaACTGGAGCTCATGCCAGTGGACATGGGGACGGAGGAGGAGCTGGAACAGCAGCGGCAAGAGCTGGAGCGGCAGCAGGAGCTGGAGCGGCAGCAGGAGCTGGAGCGGCAGCAGGAGCAGCGGCAGCTGCAGCTCAAACTGCAAGAGCAGCTGCAGCAGCTGGAACAGCAGTTGGAGCAGCAGCAACAgctggagcagcagcagcagctggagcAGCAGGAGGTCCAGCTGGAGCTGACCCCCGTGGACCTGGGCGCCCAGTCACAGGAGGTGCAGCTGGAGCTGACCCCCGTGCAGCCCGAGCTGCAGCTGGAACTGGTGCCCGCCCCAGGGAGCGGCGGGGCTGCTGTCCCAGGAGCTCCAGCAGCCGTGGTGGTGGCCCCTCCGGGCTACGTGGTGCTGCAAGAGCTCATGGTGCTGCCGGCCGTGAGCACGTCGGCCGTGGTGGCCATCCCGGGTCCGGCGGGCAGTGCGGCGCTGACACCTGCGCgacagcggcggcggcggcgcgcaCGGGACAGGCCGACCATCTGCGGGGAGTGTGGCAAAGGCTTCAGCCGCAGCACGGACCTGGTGCGGCACCAGGCCACGCACACCGGCGAGCGGCCGCACCGCTGCGGCGAGTGCGGCAAGGGCTTCTCGCAGCACTCCAATCTGGTGACACACCAGCGCATCCACACGGGCGAGAAGCCCTACGCCTGCTCCTACTGCTCCAAGCGCTTCAGCGAGAGCTCGGCGCTCGTGCAGCACCAGCGCACGCACACGGGCGAGCGGCCCTACGCCTGCGGCGACTGCGGCAAGCGCTTCAGCGTCTCGTCCAACCTGCTGCGCCACCGGCGCACGCACTCCGGGGAGCGGCCGTATGTGTGCGAGGACTGCGGCGAGCGCTTCCGCCACAAGGTGCAGATCCGGCGCCACGAGCGCCAGCTGCACGGGGCCGGACGCTCGCGGGGCCTCGGTCTGCTGCGACCTTCGCGGCCCGCGCCCTCGGGGGGCGCATCGCGTGCCCAGCAGGcctccgggccacccgccagcaAGGCATCGTGATGCGGGCGCGCCTCGCCTCCCGGCACAGGGCGGGGGACGGGCTGGCAGCGCGCgggtgggaggggctggggggggCTGATGCACCTGACACCACGTTGTGATCTTGACCCCAGTGTGTGATCTTGACCCCAGTTCTCCTTATCTCTGGACACCCTGGgggtgagggggaagggagaattgaaaaaaaacaaaaaaacttccatCATCCCCTGAGACTCTCTAAGAAGTACCAGGTTTACAAATTCACCCCCAAAAATCATCCTCAAGAGAACAGCCCCCGTGGCTCAAACAGCACCAGGGGAAACCGATGGGCGAGAGGGCTGcctagtttggggttttttttctttttatttctcttatgagAAAATTGGACGAACAACTTGGTGACGTTTGACGCCAACTGAACACTAACCagggaataaaaaatatatatgaggtGATAGGCACACGGAAAAGATTGGATGCTGATGGAAATtatgtcaaagagaaaaaaaaagggtgggggtggtTGAAAGAAAACTTACCTGCTTTATGCAAAGAACTGAGCAAGGCACTGAATTGTCCTTGGTGTCATTGGCCTTGAAAAAATACCTGCTGGGTAAAAGTCCCTGGGGGAAATAATTCTGATGGAAATGCCTGTGTTCATAGACATGGGGTCACAGTGTTCACAGGGTCAACGTGCAGACAAATGCCAGAAAGTTCTGCTCTGGGCTAAAGGTTTAACCTTCCATCCTGGAGAGCCCAAGTTTCTGTACCTGTTGGAGGCAGGTTCTCGGGCCTCTGCTACAAATGTTCCCAAGTCCCCTTGCAGCCCCCAGGCATGTCCCCTGAAATGAGATCCTGAGAGAGCTCCAGGTTTGCCCTATGGAGGCCAGGGCTGCCCAGGTGCTGCTCTGGTGCTGGCAAATTGAGACTCAGGTGGAAGACTCCCCCGGACCAGGCTGCGGGAGGGGCTGCCTGAGCACACCCTGCCTCCTGGCTGGGAAGAATCAGGAGTGACAGAAAGGTTATTTACCACCTCACCAAAtcgttgagggggtggggtggggcaaggGCTGTATGAGCTGCAGTAATCGCTGATGTCTCCTGGGAAGGCAGGCAGGTGGAGGAGGCCACCTGCTGCCTTTGGCCTCCGGGCTCTACCTGACCTGTCTTCACAGGGTGGCTGCTTGGTTttgcctctctctccctgcccttgCTTCTCTTTTACTGACACAACCACGTTTTCCATGTGTGTTGGTAAGTgagaaacaaaacatgaaaaataaaacgaAGAGACACGGTGTCCTGTCTTCATGTTTTCACGTCTTTCCATGGGAATAATATCTTTTCACTGCTTGATGGGCAAGGTCTGTAACACTAGAGCCACAGCCCCAGCCGctttgtgtttctttactttttttctggcagtactggggcttgaactcagagcctcatgtttgcttggcaggcgctctaccacttgagccactttggcAGGCCTTTTTATGTTAggcattttccagatagggtctcatgaacctatTGCCCGGGCCCAccttgaacctctgtcctcctgatctctgc contains:
- the Znf853 gene encoding zinc finger protein 853 isoform X2 gives rise to the protein MELGPAATETFVLELRCLEDGGPGPDTLSGGSGGSDSQEDEETQEGRSSPPRPAVSASMGASSITEEGQLGQQDFQGQQSEHHPTLHQQPEHQQEQQPQRPPLGHQLESQQEHSQQDGQQQLSQPPQEPQEPQESHQSTQHQELKPELQLTQQHGQGREQQVPEQQSQKPQPHQVKEQQPVHQQQEPLPQQPVQVQEQQLLRQQEQHQQQQLLQQHHQEQLRQQLLQQQHLLQQQEQLQQQQFQQQQEQLQQQQLLLLQQQEQLRQQLLQQQQQAQLQQQLLQQQQAQIQQQLLLQQQEQLQQQQQLQQQQQLLQQQQEQLQQQQLLQQQQEQLQPEEEEVELELMPVDMGTEEELEQQRQELERQQELERQQELERQQEQRQLQLKLQEQLQQLEQQLEQQQQLEQQQQLEQQEVQLELTPVDLGAQSQEVQLELTPVQPELQLELVPAPGSGGAAVPGAPAAVVVAPPGYVVLQELMVLPAVSTSAVVAIPGPAGSAALTPARQRRRRRARDRPTICGECGKGFSRSTDLVRHQATHTGERPHRCGECGKGFSQHSNLVTHQRIHTGEKPYACSYCSKRFSESSALVQHQRTHTGERPYACGDCGKRFSVSSNLLRHRRTHSGERPYVCEDCGERFRHKVQIRRHERQLHGAGRSRGLGLLRPSRPAPSGGASRAQQASGPPASKAS
- the Znf853 gene encoding zinc finger protein 853 isoform X1 → MLYQPASQVPGVTSRMELGPAATETFVLELRCLEDGGPGPDTLSGGSGGSDSQEDEETQEGRSSPPRPAVSASMGASSITEEGQLGQQDFQGQQSEHHPTLHQQPEHQQEQQPQRPPLGHQLESQQEHSQQDGQQQLSQPPQEPQEPQESHQSTQHQELKPELQLTQQHGQGREQQVPEQQSQKPQPHQVKEQQPVHQQQEPLPQQPVQVQEQQLLRQQEQHQQQQLLQQHHQEQLRQQLLQQQHLLQQQEQLQQQQFQQQQEQLQQQQLLLLQQQEQLRQQLLQQQQQAQLQQQLLQQQQAQIQQQLLLQQQEQLQQQQQLQQQQQLLQQQQEQLQQQQLLQQQQEQLQPEEEEVELELMPVDMGTEEELEQQRQELERQQELERQQELERQQEQRQLQLKLQEQLQQLEQQLEQQQQLEQQQQLEQQEVQLELTPVDLGAQSQEVQLELTPVQPELQLELVPAPGSGGAAVPGAPAAVVVAPPGYVVLQELMVLPAVSTSAVVAIPGPAGSAALTPARQRRRRRARDRPTICGECGKGFSRSTDLVRHQATHTGERPHRCGECGKGFSQHSNLVTHQRIHTGEKPYACSYCSKRFSESSALVQHQRTHTGERPYACGDCGKRFSVSSNLLRHRRTHSGERPYVCEDCGERFRHKVQIRRHERQLHGAGRSRGLGLLRPSRPAPSGGASRAQQASGPPASKAS